In Scatophagus argus isolate fScaArg1 chromosome 5, fScaArg1.pri, whole genome shotgun sequence, a genomic segment contains:
- the xaf1 gene encoding XIAP-associated factor 1: MDKKEATRTCGQCHREVAEANFALHEMHCHRFLCLCADCEEAVPKEHLDQHREEQHTQVKCSKCNQKMERRYLMDHESDECVERLQSCQFCELELPWKELDEHHLVCGSRTELCGDCGRYVTKRDQPEHSLTCSASDNGSGPPETTSKLPPNNTEATVICDRCSAPFPAKDIEEHKLECVKAGSSVDEEDEPEEEELTDVRDFSGWERTYWLNSAYKATSLSHRPSRGPRADTSDPDEISTCPHCHLALPLPTLRWHEVKCQVHILMK, translated from the exons ATGGATAAGAAGGAAGCAACGCGCACATGCGGACAGTG CCACAGAGAGGTTGCAGAGGCCAACTTTGCTCTGCATGAAATGCACTGCCACCGCTTcttatgtctgtgtgcagacTGTGAGGAGGCAGTTCCCAAAGAGCACCTGGACCAGCACAGAGAGGAACAGCACACccag GTGAAATGCTCCAAGTGTAACCAGAAGATGGAACGTCGGTACCTCATGGACCATGAG TCTGATGAGTGCGTGGAGCGTCTACAGAGCTGTCAGTTTTGCGAGCTAGAGCTGCCATGGAAGGAGCTGGACGAACATCACCTGGTCTGTGGGAGTCGCACAGAGCTCTGCGGGGACTGCGGCCGCTATGTCACCAAGAGGGACCAGCCCGAGCACAGCCTGACCTGCTCAGCTAGTGACAATGGCTCAGGTCCTCCTGAAACTACCAGCAAACTACCACCAAACAACA cagaggCAACAGTGATTTGTGACAGATGTTCAGCACCATTTCCAGCTAAGGATATAGAGGAACATAag CTGGAGTGTGTTAAAGCGGGCAGCTCtgtggatgaggaggatgagccagaggaggaagaaTTGACAGATGTGAGAGATTTTTCTGGATGGGAGCGCACTTATTGGCTAAACAGTGCCTATAAGGCAACCTCCCTGTCACACAGACCCAGCAGGGGTCCCAGGGCTGATACAAGTGACCCAGATGAGATCAGCACCTGCCCCCACTGTCATCTGGCCCTGCCCCTCCCCACACTTCGTTGGCATGAG gtGAAGTGTCAAGTCCACATTCTCATGAAATAA